From Chloracidobacterium thermophilum B:
GGATGTCCCGCCGCCTGTACGGCTGCTGCCAGCGCCGCCGCTGTCACCCCGGGCAGGGGTGTTTCGCCCGCCGGGTAAATATCCACGATACAAACCACATCCGCCTCCCGCAGCACCGTTACGAACTCAGCAAACAGATGCTGTGTCCGCGTGTAGCGGTGCGGCTGAAACACCAGAACGATCCGGCGTCCGGCGCTGCGCGCTGCATCAAGTACGGCGGCAATCTCAACCGGGTGGTGGCCGTAATCGTCAATGACGAGAACATTATTCCTTTCCCCACGAATTTGGAACCGTCTGGAAACATTTTCAAACATTTCCAGACCCGTTTGTACATCTTTGAAGTCTAAACCAAGTTCCAGTCCAGCGGCGATAGCCGCCAGTGCGTTGTGGATGGCGTGCCGGCCCGGTACGCGCAGCCGGACCGGGCCCAGACAAGCCGGCCCGCGCCAGACCGTAAAGCGCCAGCCGAAGGGCTTTTGGGGAACAATGTCTGCCGCCCGAATCTGGGCTTCCGCCGCCTGGATGCCGTACAGCGTACAGCGCCGGGTCAACCGGGGCAGCAGCGCCTGCACACCGGCATCGTCAGCGCAGGCAATGACCACGCCTGTTTCCGGTACGCCCTCGGCAAACCATACGAAATGGTCGAGGATAGCGTCGAAATCACGGTAAAAATCGAGATGGTCGCGGTCCACATTGGTGATGATTGCCAGCGTACGCGGCAGCTTGAGAAACGAGCCATCGCTTTCGTCAGCTTCGGCGACAAAGTGCGGCCCCGTCCCGACCATCGCCCCACTGCCGAGATCGGCAAAGGCCGCGCCAATGACGGCGGTTGGGTCCTGTCCGGCCGCGCGCAGTATCGTGGCAACCATGGCACTGGTCGTCGTCTTACCGTGCGCACCAGCGACAGCCACGGCCACCTTGCCTGCCATGAGTTCGGCCAGCATCTCCGCCCGGTGCACAATGGGGATGCCCCGGGCCTGGGCTGCCAGCCGCTCCGGGTTGTCGGCTTTGACGGCCGTGGAAACGACGACCCGCTGAGCATCGCCAAGCTGTTCCGGTGCGTGCCCGATGAAAACCTGCGCACCCAGCGCCTGCAGGCGGGCGGTTGTCGCCGAAGCCGCCAAATCCGACCCGGAAATCTGCCAGCCACGCCGGAGGGCGACTTCGGCAATGCTGCTCATACCGCTGCCCCCAATGCCGATGAAGTGCAAGTGCTCAGCCATGACTACCTCATCCTGGGCGATGCAGAATCTGGAACGCAACATCTACGGTGCGTTCGGCTGCGTGTGGTCGCGCCAGCGCCCGGCTGGCGGCTTCCATCCGGGCCAGCCGCGCCGGGTCAGCCAGCAGCTCCAGAATCGTCCGGGCCAGTTTTTCACCCGTCAGTTCGGCCTGTACGATCATCTCTCCGGCGCCGGCGCGGACAAACGCCTCGGCATTCCGGCGCTGGTGATCGTCGGCAGCCTGGGGGAAGGGGATGAAAATGGCCGCGCGCCCGGCAGCGGCCACCTCGGCGATGGTGGCGGCTCCGGCGCGGCAGACCAGCACATCGGCGGCGGCCATGGCTTCGGCCATGGCGTGGATAAAAGGCTGTACGTCGGCCTGCACACCGGCTGCCGCATAGGCGGCACGTACCATTTCGACATCGCGCTCGCCCGTCTGGTGAACAATCCGCAAACCGGGATGGGCTGCCAGCCAGGGCGCGGCTTCCGCCATGGCGCGGTTGATGGCCTGCGCCCCCTGGCTGCCGCCAAACACCAGCACGTGCCGGCGCGGAGCCTCGGCCGGGCGGGGCGGAATCTGCTCAAACTCGGCGCGTACCGGCGTCCCGGTCAGGACGGCCCTGGCCCCGAAGTACGCGGCGGTTTCCTGGTAAGACACGGCGGCGGCGGTGACGAAGCGGGCGAGTATCCGGTTGGTCAGGCCGGGCAGGACATTGACTTCAACGGCCAGGGTCGGGACACCCCGCATGATCGCCGCCAGCATCGCCAGCCCGGAGGCATAGCCGCCGACTCCGACGGCAATATCCGGCTTGAAACGCCCGATGAGTTGCCAGGCTTTCCAGAAGCCGACAGGCAATACGGCCAGACTCTGGAAACGGCGCTGCCAGGAAACGTTGTTGAGTGCGCCGGAGGGGATGAACGTCAGCTCGAAACCGGCCGCCGGGACGAGTTTCTTTTCCAGCCCGCGTTCTGTCCCCACAAAATGGACTTCCGTGGTGGCATCACGTTGCCGGAACGCCTGGGCAATGGCAATGCCGGGGAAAATGTGTCCGCCGGTGCCGCCGGCCGCCATCAGGACACGCACGCTGCACGCCTCTTGTCTCTCAAAAATTCGCCCTGGCTGTGGCCGGGTACGGCTTTCGATCCGTTTGCCAACCGTGGCCGTTTGCCAACCGTGGACGCGGTTTCACGTTCGCCGCGACACACTCAGCAGCCAGCCGACAGCCAGCAGACTCATCATCATCGAACTGCCGCCGTAGCTGATGAAGGGTAACGGAATCCCCTTGGCCGGTACCAGACTCAACACAACGCTCAGATTGAACAGCGCCTGCCCCACGAGCAGAACGGTGACCCCGGTTGCCAGGAGCTTGCCAAAGTCGTCCGGGGCCAGAAAGGCCGCACGCAGACCGCGAAAGGCCAGAATGCCGAACAGTCCGACGACCATGAGGCTGCCAATGAGACCGACTTCTTCGGCAATAACTGAAAAGATGAAGTCCGTATGCGCTTCCGGCAGGTAAAACAACTTTTGGCGGCTCTGGGCAAAGCCGACGCCCGACACGCCGCCACTGCCGACGGCCATCAACGACTGCACAATCTGGAAACCTTCTTCCCTGGGAGCTTTCCAGGGGTCAAGAAAGGCCAGCAGCCGGGCGCGCCGGTATGGCTCTCTGAGCAGGGCATAGAGCAGCAGCGGCGAGCAGAGCAGTCCCGCGAGCGCCGGATAGCGGAGCGGCACGCCGGCCACGACGAGCATCGCTGTCGCCGTCCCGCCCATCATCAGAATCGTTCCCAGGTCCCGCCCCAGAAAAACGAGTCCCATCAGCAGTCCCACGACGAGGCCGACCGGGAGCAGTCCCTGTCGCGGATCACGGCGCGCCGGCGCGTCTTTCCGGCTGAGGAAATAGGCCAGAAAGAGCACCATTGCGAGCTTGGCCAGTTCAGAAGGCTGAAACATCAGCCCCGGCAGACGAATGAAGCGATGCGTGCCCCGGACCGGGGGCAGCAGCAGGACGAGCACCAGCAGGGAAACCGTGACGCCCAGCAGCCCATACACCACCCACGGCCGTTCCAAGCGTGCGTAGCCAAGCCACAGGCTGCCGAGCAGCAGCCCGGTTCCCAGCAGGGCGGCCAGCCCCTGGCGCAGGACGAAGTGAAATTGCGTCCGGTAGGTTTCGTGCGCCAGGGCCGCCGAGGCGCTATAGACCATGACCAGGCCAAACATCACCAGCGCAATCGTCGTGACGAGCAGCCATGGGTCCACAAACGTCACCAGGTTGCGCGAAACAGGCACCACGGTGGGAATGGTCAATCTGGGCTGCATGACGCCTCACGCTGCACATTCGAAATCAACCCCTTGACTGTTGCCTTGAAAACCCGTCCCCGGTGCTCGAAGTTATCAAACATATCGAAACTGGCACAGGCCGGCGCAAGCAGAACCACATCGCCGGGCCGGGCACGCCGGGCCAGACTGTGAACCGCATCTTCCAGACTGGCATGGCGCGTGATGGGCTGCGGCAGCCGTCCGGCAAAGGTGGCGGCAATTTTTTCA
This genomic window contains:
- the ftsW gene encoding putative lipid II flippase FtsW; amino-acid sequence: MQPRLTIPTVVPVSRNLVTFVDPWLLVTTIALVMFGLVMVYSASAALAHETYRTQFHFVLRQGLAALLGTGLLLGSLWLGYARLERPWVVYGLLGVTVSLLVLVLLLPPVRGTHRFIRLPGLMFQPSELAKLAMVLFLAYFLSRKDAPARRDPRQGLLPVGLVVGLLMGLVFLGRDLGTILMMGGTATAMLVVAGVPLRYPALAGLLCSPLLLYALLREPYRRARLLAFLDPWKAPREEGFQIVQSLMAVGSGGVSGVGFAQSRQKLFYLPEAHTDFIFSVIAEEVGLIGSLMVVGLFGILAFRGLRAAFLAPDDFGKLLATGVTVLLVGQALFNLSVVLSLVPAKGIPLPFISYGGSSMMMSLLAVGWLLSVSRRT
- the murC gene encoding UDP-N-acetylmuramate--L-alanine ligase; translation: MAEHLHFIGIGGSGMSSIAEVALRRGWQISGSDLAASATTARLQALGAQVFIGHAPEQLGDAQRVVVSTAVKADNPERLAAQARGIPIVHRAEMLAELMAGKVAVAVAGAHGKTTTSAMVATILRAAGQDPTAVIGAAFADLGSGAMVGTGPHFVAEADESDGSFLKLPRTLAIITNVDRDHLDFYRDFDAILDHFVWFAEGVPETGVVIACADDAGVQALLPRLTRRCTLYGIQAAEAQIRAADIVPQKPFGWRFTVWRGPACLGPVRLRVPGRHAIHNALAAIAAGLELGLDFKDVQTGLEMFENVSRRFQIRGERNNVLVIDDYGHHPVEIAAVLDAARSAGRRIVLVFQPHRYTRTQHLFAEFVTVLREADVVCIVDIYPAGETPLPGVTAAALAAAVQAAGHPAVQAVGALDAALPAVAAQLRPGDVLLTVGAGNVWQLGERFLQDAQVC
- the murG gene encoding undecaprenyldiphospho-muramoylpentapeptide beta-N-acetylglucosaminyltransferase, translated to MRVLMAAGGTGGHIFPGIAIAQAFRQRDATTEVHFVGTERGLEKKLVPAAGFELTFIPSGALNNVSWQRRFQSLAVLPVGFWKAWQLIGRFKPDIAVGVGGYASGLAMLAAIMRGVPTLAVEVNVLPGLTNRILARFVTAAAVSYQETAAYFGARAVLTGTPVRAEFEQIPPRPAEAPRRHVLVFGGSQGAQAINRAMAEAAPWLAAHPGLRIVHQTGERDVEMVRAAYAAAGVQADVQPFIHAMAEAMAAADVLVCRAGAATIAEVAAAGRAAIFIPFPQAADDHQRRNAEAFVRAGAGEMIVQAELTGEKLARTILELLADPARLARMEAASRALARPHAAERTVDVAFQILHRPG